From a single Pseudomonas sp. A34-9 genomic region:
- a CDS encoding ribbon-helix-helix domain-containing protein, with product MCELYVKADPILYESRSRSLRICGVVTTLRLENQFWDILSEIAEVDGMTTNQLIAKLYEEVMDYRGEVVNFASFLRVSCTRYLSQRRVSAPELSVVRAVVR from the coding sequence ATGTGCGAGCTCTACGTCAAGGCCGACCCGATTCTCTACGAGTCACGCTCGCGCTCGCTGCGCATCTGCGGTGTGGTGACGACGCTGCGCCTGGAGAATCAGTTCTGGGACATCCTTAGCGAAATCGCCGAGGTCGACGGCATGACCACCAACCAACTGATCGCCAAGCTGTATGAAGAGGTGATGGATTATCGCGGCGAAGTGGTGAATTTTGCCTCGTTCCTGCGGGTGAGTTGCACGCGCTATCTGAGTCAGCGGCGGGTGAGTGCGCCGGAGTTGTCGGTGGTGCGGGCGGTGGTGAGATAA
- a CDS encoding DJ-1/PfpI family protein, giving the protein MAAKKILMLVGDYVEDYEVMVPFQALQMVGHTVHAVCPDKVAGKTVRTAIHDFEGDQTYSEKPGHLFALNFDFAKVSEADYDALLIPGGRAPEYLRLNEKVLDLVRAFDKAGKPIAAVCHGAQLLAAAGVLEGRECSAYPACAPEVRLAGGTYIDIPVTDGHVQGNLATAPAWPAHPNWLAGFLGLLGTKITL; this is encoded by the coding sequence ATGGCCGCGAAAAAGATTCTGATGCTGGTCGGCGATTACGTCGAAGACTACGAAGTGATGGTGCCGTTCCAGGCCCTGCAAATGGTCGGTCACACCGTCCACGCGGTGTGCCCGGACAAGGTTGCCGGTAAAACCGTGCGCACGGCGATCCATGACTTCGAAGGCGACCAGACCTACAGCGAAAAGCCCGGTCACCTGTTCGCCCTCAACTTCGACTTCGCCAAGGTCAGCGAAGCCGATTACGACGCGCTGCTGATCCCCGGCGGTCGTGCGCCGGAATACCTGCGTCTCAACGAAAAAGTCCTCGATCTGGTGCGTGCCTTCGACAAGGCCGGCAAACCGATTGCCGCGGTCTGCCACGGCGCGCAACTGCTGGCGGCGGCGGGTGTGCTTGAAGGCCGCGAATGCAGCGCCTATCCGGCCTGCGCGCCGGAAGTGCGACTGGCGGGCGGTACGTACATCGATATCCCGGTGACGGACGGCCACGTTCAAGGCAATCTGGCCACCGCGCCGGCATGGCCGGCGCACCCGAACTGGCTGGCCGGGTTCCTCGGTTTGCTCGGCACCAAAATCACTCTGTAA
- a CDS encoding DMT family transporter translates to MSSRENTGMALGLLGVVIFSLTLPFTRIVVQELHPLLNGLGRALFAAIPAAVLLLWRREKWPTWQQVKGLSLVIAGVILGFPVLSAWAMQTLPASHGALVNGLQPLCVALYAAWLSHERPSKAFWACAALGSALVLGYALYTGAGSIQAGDLLMLGAIAVGGLGYAEGGRLAKEMGGWQVICWALVLSTPLLIGPVLYLALQHQGAVSAKTWWAFGYVALFSQFLGFFAWYAGLAMGGIARVSQIQLLQIFFTIAFSALFFGEHVEPITWVFACGVIATVMLGRKTAVRPAQPATA, encoded by the coding sequence ATGTCCTCGCGCGAAAACACCGGCATGGCCCTCGGCCTGCTCGGCGTGGTGATCTTCAGCCTCACCCTGCCCTTCACCCGCATCGTGGTGCAGGAACTGCATCCGCTGCTCAACGGTCTGGGCCGCGCACTGTTCGCGGCAATTCCGGCGGCGGTGCTTCTGTTATGGCGCCGCGAGAAGTGGCCGACCTGGCAGCAAGTCAAAGGCCTGAGCCTGGTGATCGCCGGGGTGATTCTGGGTTTCCCGGTATTGTCGGCGTGGGCCATGCAAACCTTGCCAGCGTCCCACGGTGCGCTGGTCAACGGCCTGCAACCGTTGTGCGTGGCGCTGTATGCCGCGTGGTTATCCCATGAGCGCCCGTCAAAAGCCTTCTGGGCCTGCGCCGCGCTGGGCAGTGCGTTGGTGCTCGGTTATGCCTTGTACACCGGAGCCGGCAGTATTCAGGCGGGAGACTTGCTGATGCTCGGCGCGATTGCGGTGGGTGGCTTGGGCTATGCCGAAGGCGGCCGGTTGGCCAAGGAGATGGGCGGCTGGCAGGTGATCTGCTGGGCACTGGTGCTGTCGACGCCGCTGTTGATCGGGCCGGTGCTGTACCTGGCGCTGCAACATCAGGGCGCGGTGTCGGCCAAGACCTGGTGGGCGTTTGGTTATGTGGCGTTGTTCTCGCAGTTTCTCGGCTTCTTCGCCTGGTACGCCGGGCTGGCCATGGGTGGCATCGCCCGGGTCAGTCAGATTCAGTTGCTGCAGATCTTCTTCACCATCGCGTTTTCGGCACTGTTCTTTGGTGAACATGTCGAGCCGATTACCTGGGTGTTTGCCTGCGGCGTGATTGCCACCGTCATGCTCGGCCGCAAGACTGCCGTACGCCCCGCCCAACCAGCCACCGCCTGA